The genomic segment TCTTAAAAGTACGTAACATTTAATTGAAGACATATTTCCTCCCTTGGCACAAGAAACGTTAAACGAGCAGACCGAAGACCTCAGCAGCCTACTTAGAAAGGCTGCATTAACTGCTGTGGCCTTGATGACAGCCGTTGTACTGACCGTTGTAGCGGTGCGCTGTTCTCAGGCCGCTGACCCCTACGTTCACCAAGTACTTTCCTTAGAGGGCAACGGCAGCCGGGGTGAGGCAATCTTTAAAATGAACTGCGCCGTGTGCCACGGCCTCGAAGCTACTGGAGAGGTTGGGCCTAAGTTACTAGGTGTGTCGGACCACAAGACCAAGGTTGGTCTCATAAAACAGGTCATCAGCGGTCAAACCCCGCCCATGCCACAGTTTCAGCCCGAGCCTCAG from the Nodosilinea sp. FACHB-141 genome contains:
- a CDS encoding cytochrome c yields the protein MTAVVLTVVAVRCSQAADPYVHQVLSLEGNGSRGEAIFKMNCAVCHGLEATGEVGPKLLGVSDHKTKVGLIKQVISGQTPPMPQFQPEPQDMADLLIYLKQL